One genomic region from Candida albicans SC5314 chromosome 6, complete sequence encodes:
- a CDS encoding uncharacterized protein (Predicted alcohol dehydrogenase; Spider biofilm induced), whose translation MKAAVVSNPVEPTKLTEVKEIPKPKIQDNEILIKAKAYAINPTDWKHIVFKMSKPGDVAGSDASGIVEEVGSQVTNFKKGDNVSSLVIGNVSPDNGAFAEYFVAKPQATIKYDHDLVSSSESKSSTIDSFEGAASVTVGLVTVGISFAHSLNIAKNKEKGDSILIWGGATATGILAIQVAKLVYNLNVIVTASPKNHEYLKDLGADHTLDYNDADVVSKLQSLGHIKFGLDTISNKDTFQKLYDATAGTPEVFLDSLLLLDGKSIKTDPARNVHWGYTLGYLVVQKEKVLGTQKLVQTPELVNDFNAWWENVLPTIINKVKHANLKILDEGLASANEGLQLSRDNKVSGQKIVFRA comes from the coding sequence ATGAAAGCTGCTGTTGTATCAAATCCTGTCGAACCTACTAAATTGACAGAAGTCAAAGAAATTCCCAAACCTAAAATTCaagataatgaaattttaatcAAAGCAAAGGCATATGCCATCAATCCGACAGACTGGAAACACATTGTCTTTAAAATGAGCAAGCCTGGTGATGTTGCCGGTAGTGATGCAAGTGGCATTGTTGAGGAAGTTGGATCTCAAGTTACAAACTTCAAAAAAGGTGACAATGTCAGCTCTCTTGTGATTGGTAATGTCTCTCCTGATAATGGGGCATTTGCTGAATACTTTGTTGCCAAACCTCAAGCAACAATCAAGTATGATCACGATTTGGTATCCTCACTGGAATCTAAATCTTCTACAATTGATTCTTTTGAAGGGGCTGCAAGTGTTACCGTTGGTTTGGTTACCGTTGGAATTTCATTTGCTCATTCCTTGAACATTGCCAAAAATAAGGAGAAGGGTGATTCGATTTTGATCTGGGGTGGTGCTACTGCTACTGGTATTTTGGCCATCCAAGTTGCCAAATTGGTTTACAACTTGAATGTTATCGTCACCGCCTCTCCTAAGAATCATGAGTATTTGAAAGACTTGGGTGCTGACCATACTTTAGATTATAATGACGCCGATGTGGTTCTGAAATTACAACTGCTTGGACATATAAAGTTTGGTTTGGACACAATTAGTAATAAAGATACCTTTCAGAAACTCTATGATGCAACTGCAGGCACACCAGAAGTTTTCTTGGACTCATTGTTGCTTCTCGATGGCAAGTCGATCAAAACTGACCCTGCAAGAAATGTTCATTGGGGCTACACTTTAGGGTACCTTGTTGTTCAAAAGGAAAAAGTCTTGGGAACCCAAAAGTTGGTACAAACACCAGAATTGGTCAATGACTTTAATGCTTGGTGGGAAAATGTCTTGCCtacaattatcaacaaagtCAAGCATGCcaatttgaagattttaGATGAAGGCTTGGCTTCTGCTAATGAAGGATTGCAATTGTCAAGAGACAACAAAGTTTCTGGGCAGAAGATTGTGTTTCGAGCTTAA
- a CDS encoding uncharacterized protein (Predicted ORF from Assembly 19; removed from Assembly 20; restored based on comparative genome analysis): MTRINIFKKLKLLEKSIYDDLLNKIKELNLDDETMEKIEQFSVKPKRKAPVTPLEKQCGKLTKKGEKCKIAICYKKTCWAHLTKEEYGVLNMNKKDCGECMHIA; the protein is encoded by the coding sequence atgACAAGGATTAATATATTTAAGAAACTTAAGCTATTAGAAAAATCGATATATGATGATTTActcaacaaaattaaagaattaaaCTTAGATGATGAAACAATGGAAAAGATTGAACAATTTTCCGttaaaccaaaaagaaaagctCCTGTTACACCATTAGAAAAACAATGTGGCAAGTTAACTAAAAAAGGAGAAAAATGCAAAATAGCCATCTGTTATAAGAAAACATGTTGGGCCCATCTCACTAAAGAAGAATACGGAGTGTTGAACATGAATAAGAAGGATTGCGGGGAGTGTATGCATATTGCCTAA
- a CDS encoding uncharacterized protein (Protein of unknown function; GlcNAc-induced protein; Spider biofilm induced; rat catheter biofilm repressed) has translation MKTINNHENHPTPFLPSFLPSFLFSFPLPTLLTMFGIFEENYDSVYKGNHEAKFSHEAVAGAASFAAVKLFEDRQRREGKPVSHAFAKEALAAIAGGEVDKLFETKGLDYLDRERLRDQAINNAQRGYDDHYGQHEEWSPEHRPPFDYQRY, from the coding sequence ATGAAAACTATAAATAACCATGAAAATCACCCTACTCCCTTCCTCccttccttccttccttccttcctcTTCTCTTTTCCTCTACCCACACTACTCACAATGTTCGGTATTTTTGAGGAAAACTACGATTCTGTTTACAAAGGCAACCACGAAGCCAAGTTCTCTCACGAAGCAGTTGCTGGTGCTGCTTCATTTGCTGCTGTCAAGTTGTTTGAAGATAGACAAAGAAGAGAAGGGAAACCAGTTAGTCACGCCTTTGCTAAAGAAGCTTTAGCTGCTATTGCTGGTGGAGAAGTCgacaaattatttgaaaccaAAGGGTTGGACTATTTGGATAGAGAGAGACTTAGAGATCAAGCTATCAACAACGCTCAAAGAGGTTACGACGACCATTACGGTCAACACGAAGAATGGTCTCCAGAACACAGACCACCTTTTGACTACCAAAGATATTAA